TCGTTCTTTCAAGGCACTGCAAGCCGAAGAAGGTGCCATGTCCATAAATGGTGGCAACCTGGGTTACTATAGGTCAGACTCTTTGATTTTATTATAGATGTCGGTACCCATAGCGACTAATTTCTTGCGCATTTCAGGCCAATCATCTCGGTCATTTTTGCCTTTGTTAAGGACAGAAAACTTAACTCTTGTGTCTGTGGATGTGTCTGTATTTTTGCAATCGTAACCTGATTGTGAAAATAACGCCATTACCTCGTTTCCACTTTTAGAAGGGTTTTCCCCGTAGAAGTACAATTGGATATAACACGCTCGGTTAGTCACCCTCATCCACATTTCTATATCGCAGTGGACGGTTTTACCCAACCAACCTTCGTTCATCCAACCTTTTTTATTGATAGACTCAGGTTTTCCGGCAAACAGTTCACCAAGTTCACCCTTGCAGATCGGTGTCCAAAATTCGCTGCAATCAGTAAGATCCGTCTCAGTATCTCGTTGTCCTCCAGCACGCAAATCCCAGATGAACCTGTCAACATCACGAACGGGAAGTCCCTCGCGCTTCGAGGCTTCTTCCAAGAGACAACGCGCTTCAGGAGGTGAAACATCCCGACCTAAGAGTTCGAATAGAAATCTGATAATGTGTCTGTCAGGTTTGCGGTTTGCACGCCAAAGAGCATTCGTAGGTACTGAAAACTCGCATAGCTAAAACCTGTGATATTCAACTTCTGATAATCTTGAGGTTTGGACCTGATCGCCCATTGCTTGAGAACTTCTTCTTCCTCTTCAACAGTCTTTGCCTCATCAACAATTGTGCAAACACGTTTTACGAGACACTGAAGGATCCTAGCACGATCTTCATGATTGTAGTTAAGTTCCTCTTTCACAAACGCATGAGGCGTTAGGTAGTTATCTATAAGCTGAGCTAATTCGGCTACCCGTTGTATCTTAGGATGTTTCCTCTCAAAAACTTTCAGGCGAGGACACACCATTTTTTTGTAATTTCTGTTAATCTGAAGAACAGAATCGATAATCTTAATAGCAGGGGGCGATAATCAGAAACACTAGGGATATCAGATGAGTGCTCATGTAACCAAGCCGCTACAGTGACCACATCAGCCTCTGCAATATTGATTTTCTTCATTAAGAATTTCCCTTCCTAAAAATCCAAACTTACACCCATCATAATTAAGCGCGGTGAACTCCATGACAGCGGATGTGCATGCTTCTGGCTGTCGAGTGGGATACCGTATCGGTCATACGTCACTGCATCAAGGAGATCGTCGAGATTCTTCGTGTTGAAGATGTTCCGAATGTCCGCAAAGAAGGTGTAGGTTAACCCACCAATCCGACTCCGTTTACTGATAAGCGCGTCAACATTATAGGTCGGCGGATACCGCTTCGAGTTGATGTCGGGTTTGACGGGTGCTCTTGGATTTGGTGTGTAGGGCAAACCACTGCCATATCTGCCAATAAGATTGACAGCAGAATCAAACGGCAATTGGATGTCCAAAAGTCCAGACAAGATATGACGTTGATCCCATGCCAGTGGATGGCTTTCCGTTACGTCAGGCTGCTGCCGGTAGTAGGTGAGGTATCCGAGATTTCGGCTGGAACCTTTTCCCTTCGCGACGGAATAGGTGTAACTGAGCATCCCAGAGACCGGACTGCCGCCTGCGCGCCACTTGCGAATCGTGAGTTCAAAACCTTGAACCCGTCCATAGATGCCGTGGATCATACCCTCGAATTCATCATTGAGGAAGTAGCTGTAATCGTTGGTAATGTCAACGTGCACACTATTGACGAGTTTGTCAATATCCTTGGTGAACCCGGTGAGGTCAATCGTCAAATCATCGGTGAATTGTCGTATGATCCCGACTTCATAGGCAATCGTTCTCTCTGGATCTAAGTCAGGATTCCCTCTTCTTCGGATTGCGCCCCGCATATCAAAACTGAGATTTTCGTAGAGATCATCACCCCGTGGAATCTGGTAGTAATGCCCGTACGTGAAGTGTAACTTTGATCGGTCGGTAACCGGGAAGGAGATGCCGAGACGTGGCGCAATCATGTGTTTGGTGGAAGCCTCAACCGGATCTTTGATGATCGGGAGTCCAACTTTATAGGTGCTTTTATCGAGTTTGATTGTGCCATCGTCGTTCAATTCGAGTGGATCAAACGGGTCTGCGGGTGAAATACCAGACGGATTATACAGGTCATATCGTAAACCGGCGTTGACGATCATGCCTTCATACTCCATCTTGTCTTGGAGATACATACTCAAGGATTGCGGCTGGACATCGTAGTACTCCATATAGAGATTGGAGCTTCCGTAATTCGTTGTGCTGAGATTATAGAGATCATATCCCAAGAACTCAATCCCTGTCTGAATCAGGTGATTTGACGTAACTTGGCTGGCAAAATCCGCTCTTACGATTGAGGTCGTTGCCTCACTGGAACCCCAAGAATTACTGTCACCTGCAACGAAATAGGTTGTATCGTTATACGCCTGTTGGGGCGGGTTCCGGATCCTGCCTTCTTCCTGATTCTGCTCAAAGGATTTATCGGGATCCCATGCGTTTTCATCAAACGCCTTTTCCAATGGATCCCACATCTTTCCGGGTTGATGCGACTCACCAGCACGATGAAATTGTCCAACTGTCAACGTATAGAAAGTACCAGAGTTGATATTATGTGAGAGTCGCACGGACGTATTCCGCGCACTTGAATTTGCCACCGGAACGGCACTGGGCCAAAAGCGGAGCGAACCCCCATAGGAATGACTTTCGCCGCGATTGAAAAGCCCACTTGCGGTGAGTTTGATGCTCGGCGTTACTTCAAACTTCAGTTTCCCTTGGAAGATATATGATGTCCCGTTGCTATTCGGGAAAAAACTGTGATTTCGTGAAAGCTGACTGGAGGCAGCGAATGTCAACCGATTCCCCCATATCGGTCCGCTAAGCGCGAATTCACCGATATGACTTGGAGATAGATCGTACTCCTTCGTGTCGTTGTACAATCCCTGATACTGTTCGAGATCGACGACGTAACCGTCTAACAAAGTAACCTGTTTCTTCTCATAGTCAATAACAGTGCCATCGGCATCCCGATAAGGTTGGCGTGTCATAATCGGTTCACCTGTATCGGGGTTAACCTGCGGTTCACCCGTTTCCGGATCCATCACGGGCTGGAGCGGGTTTTCTGTCCTGTCTGCATACACACCGGGGAAAATCTCCGTAAAGACTACCTGTTCGTCGTCCTCGCGTTCCGCTAACTCCGCAACCGTGACATCCTGTCCACGGTATGGCTTCTGATAATCGTAGGGTTGACCGAAGAAAATACCTCTGAAGGGTTCAATCGCAACGGGTCGAAATCGGTTATCAGGATCGAGCCACGGACCGTATAACGGATCACCGTGGTGTGTCCCCCACTGTCCGACTCGGTAGCGGATTCTACCAGAGAATTTATTTGTTCCGACCTTCGTGATGAGATTAACGATACCGGATTGCGCATCACCGTGTTCGGCATTGAACCCACCGGTGATGACTTCCATTTGCTCAAGGGAATTTGTGCCGATACTTAAACCCAAACTTCTGCTGATCGGATTATTAATTGGGATACCGTCAATGAGATACCGAATCTCCATCGACCTGCCACCCCGAACATGGGTTGAACCGGTTGAGTTTAGCACGGCAACGCCAGGTAAAGTCTGTAAAATGCCATTCACGGTGTCGCGGGGCATCGCCTCAATATCATCTGATTCAATGATTCTTGTCGACTGCGTGACATCTTTCTTAATCAGCGGCTTAACAGCCGTTACCTTTATACCTTCAAGTTGCACCGCAGCACTCTTCAATGAAAAATCTAATGCCGTCGTAAGACCGGCGAGTACTTTCGTTTCCGCGACAGTCTCCGCCGCATAACCGGTAATCTCAACCTTTACATCATAACTCCCCGGTGGGATGTTGGTCATAACGTAGTAGCCAGCAGCGTTGGTTGTTGCAGTGGTACTCGTTCCGACGAGTGTTACCGTGACAGTCGCCAGCGGTTCATTCGTCGCTTCAGCAGTGATGACACCAGAAATTTTTCCAGTGATCGCAGCAGAGGCATTGAAGTTGATTCCTACCGCCATATATGCTGTAACGAGTAAGAGAAGTGTTACTTTAGCGAAACTTGCAAATTTTTGAAACCTGCCGCTAAAAGTTTTTAAGATACTATTTTTCTTCATTTTTAGCGTATTTCGGTGTCAAAACCCCTGAATTCATTCAGAGGATGTAGACACCGCCTTGGTTAATTAGACCAAACCGTTGAAAAATAAATTTGACTTTCGGTCTAAAATGTTGTATAATTAAGAGTATCACAGTGGCAGACAGTTCAAGCGTAACCGCAAGGTTACGTGTCTGCCTACCCACTTGAACGGGGT
This portion of the Candidatus Poribacteria bacterium genome encodes:
- a CDS encoding TonB-dependent receptor; the encoded protein is MKKNSILKTFSGRFQKFASFAKVTLLLLVTAYMAVGINFNASAAITGKISGVITAEATNEPLATVTVTLVGTSTTATTNAAGYYVMTNIPPGSYDVKVEITGYAAETVAETKVLAGLTTALDFSLKSAAVQLEGIKVTAVKPLIKKDVTQSTRIIESDDIEAMPRDTVNGILQTLPGVAVLNSTGSTHVRGGRSMEIRYLIDGIPINNPISRSLGLSIGTNSLEQMEVITGGFNAEHGDAQSGIVNLITKVGTNKFSGRIRYRVGQWGTHHGDPLYGPWLDPDNRFRPVAIEPFRGIFFGQPYDYQKPYRGQDVTVAELAEREDDEQVVFTEIFPGVYADRTENPLQPVMDPETGEPQVNPDTGEPIMTRQPYRDADGTVIDYEKKQVTLLDGYVVDLEQYQGLYNDTKEYDLSPSHIGEFALSGPIWGNRLTFAASSQLSRNHSFFPNSNGTSYIFQGKLKFEVTPSIKLTASGLFNRGESHSYGGSLRFWPSAVPVANSSARNTSVRLSHNINSGTFYTLTVGQFHRAGESHQPGKMWDPLEKAFDENAWDPDKSFEQNQEEGRIRNPPQQAYNDTTYFVAGDSNSWGSSEATTSIVRADFASQVTSNHLIQTGIEFLGYDLYNLSTTNYGSSNLYMEYYDVQPQSLSMYLQDKMEYEGMIVNAGLRYDLYNPSGISPADPFDPLELNDDGTIKLDKSTYKVGLPIIKDPVEASTKHMIAPRLGISFPVTDRSKLHFTYGHYYQIPRGDDLYENLSFDMRGAIRRRGNPDLDPERTIAYEVGIIRQFTDDLTIDLTGFTKDIDKLVNSVHVDITNDYSYFLNDEFEGMIHGIYGRVQGFELTIRKWRAGGSPVSGMLSYTYSVAKGKGSSRNLGYLTYYRQQPDVTESHPLAWDQRHILSGLLDIQLPFDSAVNLIGRYGSGLPYTPNPRAPVKPDINSKRYPPTYNVDALISKRSRIGGLTYTFFADIRNIFNTKNLDDLLDAVTYDRYGIPLDSQKHAHPLSWSSPRLIMMGVSLDF